From the Saccharobesus litoralis genome, one window contains:
- a CDS encoding DUF1501 domain-containing protein: MKNRFNKQFASQAELDALQIETLRTHTRREFLKQSGAMLGGTFLSTVLAQQANAATNPFDYSRPLGQPLTPLAPPYPAKAKRVIYMHMAGAPSQLELFEHKPELQKYSGKLCPEEFLKGKRFAFISGVPKLLGSQFPYHQAGQSGKWISDRFPHLEKHIDDMCFIKSMHTDQFNHAPAQILALTGNARPGQPSLGAWTTYGLGTMNQNLPGFVSLISGSRSPDGGKPLWGSGYLPSAYQGVKCRSQGDPVLYLSNPEGVSRPLRRRVLDALAELNQQNYAEMGNPETLTRIAQYEMAYRMQIEASDAFNIGLESEATREKYGAKLGVKSFANNALVARRLAESGVRFIQLFDWDWDGHGTNDRENVSHGLAKKCKDIDRPIAALLSDLKERGMLDDTLVIWGGEFGRTPMQENRGGRDNMFAGRDHHPNAYTMWLAGGGIKGGMTHGETDDLGYDIVKDPVSIHDLHATILYLLGFNHKTFTFPYQGLNQRLTGVHDARIVSQILA, from the coding sequence ATGAAAAATCGTTTTAATAAACAGTTTGCCAGCCAAGCGGAATTAGACGCCTTACAAATAGAAACATTGCGAACTCATACTCGGCGAGAGTTTTTAAAACAAAGTGGTGCTATGTTAGGCGGTACTTTCCTGTCTACTGTGTTGGCACAACAAGCCAATGCAGCAACCAACCCATTTGATTATTCACGTCCATTAGGTCAACCGTTAACCCCCTTAGCGCCGCCATACCCGGCTAAAGCTAAACGAGTAATTTATATGCATATGGCAGGGGCTCCAAGCCAATTGGAGCTATTTGAACATAAACCTGAATTGCAAAAATACAGTGGTAAGTTATGCCCAGAGGAATTTTTAAAAGGTAAACGCTTTGCTTTTATATCGGGCGTACCTAAGTTATTGGGTTCACAGTTTCCGTACCACCAAGCGGGGCAGAGTGGCAAATGGATATCTGATCGATTTCCTCATCTTGAAAAACATATTGATGATATGTGTTTTATTAAATCCATGCATACGGATCAATTTAATCATGCTCCGGCGCAAATTTTAGCCCTAACGGGTAACGCAAGACCAGGCCAGCCCTCTCTTGGCGCGTGGACTACTTACGGTTTAGGCACCATGAATCAAAACTTACCGGGTTTTGTTTCATTAATTTCGGGATCGCGTTCACCAGATGGTGGCAAACCATTGTGGGGTTCGGGTTATTTACCGAGCGCTTATCAAGGGGTTAAATGTCGCTCGCAAGGTGATCCGGTATTGTATTTAAGTAATCCCGAAGGGGTTAGTCGCCCGTTGCGCCGTCGGGTTTTAGACGCCTTGGCCGAGCTTAATCAGCAAAATTATGCCGAGATGGGTAATCCAGAAACCTTAACGCGCATTGCCCAATATGAAATGGCGTATCGTATGCAAATAGAAGCCTCTGATGCTTTCAACATTGGGTTAGAAAGCGAGGCTACTCGCGAAAAATATGGCGCCAAGCTAGGTGTTAAAAGTTTTGCTAATAACGCTTTAGTCGCGAGACGTTTGGCGGAAAGTGGGGTGCGATTTATTCAATTATTTGATTGGGATTGGGACGGACATGGCACTAATGACAGAGAAAATGTGTCGCATGGCTTAGCTAAAAAATGTAAAGACATAGACCGACCCATAGCGGCGTTGCTATCTGATCTAAAAGAACGAGGCATGTTAGATGACACCTTGGTGATTTGGGGTGGAGAGTTTGGACGAACGCCTATGCAAGAAAATCGCGGTGGGCGCGACAATATGTTTGCAGGGCGTGATCATCACCCCAATGCTTACACCATGTGGTTAGCGGGTGGCGGCATAAAAGGTGGTATGACACATGGTGAAACTGATGATTTGGGATATGACATAGTGAAAGACCCGGTTAGCATTCATGATTTACATGCCACTATTTTATATTTGCTAGGGTTTAATCATAAAACCTTCACTTTTCCATATCAGGGACTGAACCAGCGGTTAACTGGGGTGCATGACGCCCGCATCGTTTCGCAAATTTTAGCATAG
- a CDS encoding PSD1 and planctomycete cytochrome C domain-containing protein: MRLVVSIVVIACSLLLSACFNQDPKLKLLPDDENRIVFNRDIRPILNKNCTGCHGGVGKQSGVSFISHEDVLARGHSGRLTVVPGDPDASGLIERVESTDPNLRMPYKAPPLKPQEIAMLRQWIAEGAHWQEHWAFEKPIKYQAPTLPDNSLVNNEIDQFIQAKLFDKGLKPSPKADKASLLRRVTLDLTGLPPTLEQIEHFVNDESSTAYDKYVDSLLASPRFGERWASLWLDLARYADTKGYTWDKYRATWPYRDWVIKAFNDNKSYKDFIIEQLAGDLLPNRSVDNLVATAFHRQTPANDEGGTDDEEFRVVSVMDRTATTWSVLNGITMNCVQCHAHPYDPINHDEYYKFYSFLNTTLDADKVNDTPHLKYASNPELRTTAFQLQEEMLALKQQIAKQGYEVYQAVNWQLLDIAEGKIDELAAVKLNRDYLQNKADKIEDKSTWKYKNTLEQVENLNKVIQQLADKPLVDLALKDGEVYETSEALAASAIYNLKTVTTINPSQKPPATITALRFMVQGLNPNTSPHTPEVGYKLSQAKVWHVKADGSEQALDFSSVIVGNSQVLAEQLPKLNQVYAARIKQHGDISRPLNKNDNMSSALALQAPHLFNPRWSVAVLAEPIALQAGEYLRIDAYRLNQKVRRLSIATTDDKIWSSVAKDEQRVAKITRYVELSKQLAQISTINMPVLYEQDAWDQRGTALFGRGNFLAKEGELLAPDTPKLFPVFDAKKRDRLAMANWFFKPEQPLTARVAVNRFWHALFGRGIVSTLEDFGSIGEPPSHPELLDWLALTLQNDMQWDIKALLKLIVTSHTYQQSAKITSQLGEQDPTNTWLARGPQQRLTAEMVRDQALLASGLMNRKMGGKGVMPPQPDNIWGRKGVTIKDWKNAHGEDRYRRAVYTFIKRQYYYPSFETFDMESRELSHARRIPTNTPLQALVTLNDPVYHEAAQALAKLMLNQYNGGLATNIATNTETNKETANNMPATTNGRVEIAINLGFKRLLSRNANQAEMKTLKHTLTLAEQEVGTGNDLASWTAIASVLLNLDIALTR, encoded by the coding sequence ATGCGTTTAGTTGTATCAATTGTCGTTATTGCATGCTCTTTATTATTAAGCGCTTGCTTTAACCAGGATCCCAAATTAAAACTTTTGCCAGATGATGAAAACCGCATAGTTTTTAATCGAGATATTCGGCCTATACTGAACAAAAATTGTACGGGGTGCCATGGTGGAGTTGGTAAGCAATCTGGCGTTTCATTTATTAGTCACGAAGACGTGCTAGCTAGAGGCCATTCAGGGCGACTCACGGTTGTACCAGGTGATCCTGACGCATCTGGCTTAATTGAACGGGTCGAGTCAACTGATCCTAATTTACGTATGCCGTATAAAGCCCCGCCGTTAAAACCGCAAGAAATTGCTATGTTGCGCCAATGGATCGCTGAAGGGGCTCATTGGCAAGAACACTGGGCGTTTGAAAAGCCAATTAAATATCAAGCGCCGACATTGCCAGATAATAGTTTGGTCAATAATGAGATCGATCAATTTATTCAAGCTAAGTTATTCGACAAGGGGTTAAAACCTTCACCTAAAGCGGATAAAGCCAGTTTATTGCGCCGTGTGACATTAGATTTAACTGGCTTGCCACCAACGCTAGAACAAATAGAACACTTTGTTAATGATGAGTCATCAACTGCCTATGATAAGTATGTTGATAGTTTATTAGCCTCTCCTCGATTTGGTGAGCGTTGGGCAAGTTTGTGGCTCGATTTAGCGCGATATGCCGATACTAAAGGTTACACATGGGACAAATATAGAGCCACTTGGCCGTACCGCGATTGGGTGATAAAGGCCTTTAATGACAATAAATCCTATAAAGATTTTATTATTGAGCAGCTTGCGGGCGATTTATTACCTAATCGTAGTGTAGATAACTTAGTCGCTACTGCATTTCATCGCCAAACACCGGCCAATGACGAAGGTGGAACTGATGATGAAGAGTTTCGCGTTGTGTCTGTAATGGATCGTACCGCGACCACTTGGTCGGTGTTAAACGGAATTACCATGAACTGTGTGCAATGTCATGCTCATCCTTATGATCCGATCAACCATGATGAATATTATAAATTTTACAGTTTTCTCAATACCACGTTAGATGCAGATAAGGTTAATGATACACCGCATTTAAAGTACGCCAGCAATCCTGAATTAAGAACGACAGCGTTTCAATTACAAGAGGAAATGCTAGCGCTTAAACAGCAAATTGCCAAACAAGGTTATGAGGTTTATCAAGCAGTAAATTGGCAATTGCTAGACATAGCTGAAGGTAAAATTGATGAATTAGCTGCCGTTAAATTAAACCGAGATTATCTGCAAAACAAAGCAGATAAAATAGAAGATAAAAGCACTTGGAAGTACAAGAACACCCTAGAACAAGTTGAAAACTTAAACAAGGTTATCCAACAATTAGCCGATAAACCTTTGGTTGATTTAGCCTTAAAAGACGGCGAAGTGTACGAAACTAGTGAAGCGTTAGCCGCCTCGGCTATTTATAATCTTAAAACCGTTACAACCATTAACCCTAGCCAAAAGCCACCGGCAACGATAACGGCACTGCGTTTTATGGTGCAAGGTTTAAACCCTAATACATCGCCGCATACACCTGAAGTCGGATATAAATTAAGCCAAGCCAAAGTTTGGCATGTAAAAGCGGACGGTTCTGAACAAGCATTAGATTTTTCGAGTGTTATTGTTGGAAATAGTCAAGTATTGGCAGAGCAACTGCCTAAGCTAAATCAAGTCTATGCTGCGCGTATTAAACAACATGGTGATATTAGTCGGCCGTTAAATAAAAACGATAACATGAGTTCAGCTTTAGCTTTGCAAGCGCCGCATTTATTTAACCCTCGTTGGTCAGTGGCCGTTTTAGCTGAGCCTATTGCCTTACAAGCCGGTGAATATTTACGTATTGATGCCTATCGCCTAAATCAAAAAGTACGACGTTTAAGCATAGCCACAACCGATGACAAAATATGGTCGTCCGTCGCTAAAGATGAACAACGCGTTGCAAAGATTACCCGTTATGTTGAACTCAGTAAGCAGCTGGCGCAAATAAGCACAATAAATATGCCTGTCCTGTATGAACAAGACGCTTGGGATCAAAGGGGAACCGCATTATTTGGCCGTGGTAATTTTTTGGCTAAAGAGGGTGAACTATTAGCGCCTGATACACCAAAGCTATTTCCTGTGTTTGATGCTAAAAAGCGTGATCGTTTGGCAATGGCTAATTGGTTTTTTAAACCTGAGCAGCCGTTAACCGCACGAGTGGCGGTTAACCGTTTTTGGCATGCATTATTTGGTCGAGGCATTGTTTCGACACTCGAAGATTTTGGCAGTATAGGTGAACCACCTTCTCACCCTGAATTGTTAGATTGGTTGGCGTTAACCTTGCAAAATGATATGCAATGGGACATTAAGGCGTTACTGAAATTAATCGTAACCAGTCATACTTATCAACAAAGCGCTAAGATAACCTCACAACTGGGCGAGCAAGATCCAACCAATACGTGGTTAGCTAGGGGCCCACAACAAAGATTAACTGCGGAAATGGTGCGCGATCAAGCCTTGTTAGCTAGCGGCTTAATGAATCGCAAAATGGGTGGTAAGGGTGTTATGCCCCCTCAACCCGACAATATATGGGGGCGAAAAGGTGTCACCATTAAAGATTGGAAAAATGCCCACGGCGAAGACAGGTATCGACGTGCGGTATACACCTTTATTAAACGGCAATATTACTATCCGAGTTTTGAAACCTTTGATATGGAATCTCGTGAATTAAGCCATGCACGTCGAATACCAACCAATACGCCTTTACAAGCATTAGTTACACTTAACGATCCGGTTTATCACGAAGCTGCACAGGCGCTAGCTAAACTCATGTTAAATCAATACAACGGCGGATTAGCGACTAATATAGCAACTAATACAGAGACTAATAAAGAGACAGCCAATAACATGCCAGCTACTACTAATGGTCGTGTTGAGATAGCGATTAATTTAGGTTTTAAACGCCTGCTAAGTCGAAACGCTAACCAAGCTGAAATGAAAACGCTTAAACACACCCTAACATTAGCTGAGCAAGAAGTGGGGACAGGTAACGATCTGGCTAGTTGGACAGCCATCGCTTCGGTATTGTTAAACCTAGATATTGCGCTAACTCGCTAA
- a CDS encoding NHL repeat-containing protein has translation MRLSSIHFLYSFCLILFGLIIQPPVHAHQGEHVSESYLYQKNWLKVPEGLDQIGKSHGEIAVSSAGDVYVSMMGKKGGIQVYSDQGQYIGNVTGAPDDIHGFAIRKEGAQDYIYGARLYGQTLFKMTLAGDIIFEIDAKSAIPKQFHNQPNPNKKWQDERKLKLTAVAVADNGDMYVVDGYGRDFIHKFNANGQYLDTFAGRQAPWKLKNCHKIAIDPRFTPNRILCADRANMRLVHIGLDGNYIGEYATNLRRPSAMSFYQNTVAVAEIGGRVTLLNKSGQVMQTIGTNQTAGQKESHHPKTPPEKWRDGVFTSPHGITFDANGNLLITEYSNYGRVLKFELNQNKLAKR, from the coding sequence ATGCGCTTATCATCTATTCACTTCTTATATAGCTTCTGTTTAATTTTATTTGGCTTAATTATTCAACCTCCTGTTCATGCTCACCAAGGTGAACATGTATCAGAGTCATATTTATATCAAAAAAATTGGTTAAAAGTGCCTGAAGGGCTAGATCAAATTGGTAAATCTCACGGTGAAATTGCTGTTAGTTCAGCAGGTGATGTTTACGTTAGCATGATGGGTAAAAAAGGTGGTATTCAAGTTTATAGTGATCAAGGCCAATATATAGGTAATGTTACAGGTGCACCGGATGACATTCACGGTTTTGCGATTCGCAAGGAAGGTGCGCAAGACTACATATATGGCGCAAGGTTATACGGCCAAACGTTGTTTAAAATGACGTTAGCTGGAGATATTATTTTCGAAATTGATGCTAAGTCAGCTATCCCAAAACAGTTTCATAATCAGCCTAATCCTAATAAAAAATGGCAAGATGAGCGTAAACTTAAACTTACCGCAGTGGCTGTTGCTGATAATGGTGATATGTATGTGGTAGATGGTTATGGCCGCGACTTTATTCATAAATTTAATGCTAATGGTCAGTATCTTGATACATTCGCGGGGCGCCAAGCGCCATGGAAATTAAAAAATTGTCATAAAATAGCCATTGATCCTCGTTTTACGCCTAATCGAATTCTTTGTGCTGATCGGGCAAATATGCGTTTAGTACATATAGGTTTAGATGGTAATTATATTGGAGAATATGCCACTAATTTACGCCGCCCAAGTGCCATGAGTTTTTATCAAAACACGGTAGCGGTTGCTGAAATTGGTGGTCGTGTGACTTTATTAAATAAAAGTGGACAGGTTATGCAAACTATTGGCACAAACCAAACCGCAGGGCAAAAAGAAAGTCACCATCCTAAAACCCCACCAGAAAAATGGCGTGATGGCGTGTTTACCTCACCACATGGCATTACTTTTGATGCTAACGGCAACTTATTGATTACGGAATACAGTAATTATGGTCGAGTTTTAAAATTTGAGTTAAATCAAAATAAATTAGCTAAGCGCTAA
- a CDS encoding AraC family transcriptional regulator has product MFDDPIVAIKILFLPLISAQLLLIAAGYLAIVRKRIAVDYKLYIAFLVCLAFFQLGPVIQKYSDSFTRDAILYTRVTLLFTIAMPALLIANVLQLGISLKRWQSVLPFILGAFASLGYVVFHDLGTRQFFIPESLVQWLPLPSTRDVAHRFQFWASLVLGSLPCSYFVYRALQNRLQPQFLAFTLGGLVFCVLFSVGSYWGQFYLLYYAGSIVTAVCWIWAVFHNINQMKGQAAVLIDELHYLVQSNRPDIHTELETVLAGLQSISAGDISVYKLRVREILNRLTEASIQAGSDSNRVLAVNSEQTRKVEQSEDIEQISQLVREQVEQVSKFINDQSAQHLTTIVKPTQSYLSEHFANDIDIDQLAERVSVSRSYLMRIFKKEVGMTINQYLTELRIEHAKNMLQSHSVTDTAFAVGFNNSNYFGTVFKKATGITPSRYQQKLIEQNLKAQQDT; this is encoded by the coding sequence ATGTTTGACGACCCAATTGTCGCCATTAAAATTTTATTTTTACCTTTAATTTCTGCTCAGCTACTTTTGATTGCGGCTGGCTATTTAGCCATTGTTCGAAAACGCATCGCGGTTGACTACAAGTTATATATCGCATTTTTAGTGTGTTTGGCTTTTTTCCAGCTTGGGCCTGTTATTCAAAAGTACTCAGATAGCTTTACTCGGGATGCCATACTGTATACGCGGGTAACCTTACTTTTTACCATTGCAATGCCTGCGTTGCTGATTGCTAACGTGTTACAACTCGGTATTTCTCTTAAACGTTGGCAATCTGTTTTACCTTTTATTTTGGGTGCTTTTGCATCTTTAGGTTACGTGGTTTTTCATGATTTAGGCACTCGTCAATTTTTTATACCTGAAAGCCTTGTTCAATGGTTACCGTTACCATCTACGCGTGATGTAGCACATCGTTTTCAATTTTGGGCGTCTTTGGTTTTGGGCTCCTTACCCTGTAGTTATTTTGTTTATCGAGCCTTGCAAAACCGCTTACAACCGCAATTCTTAGCCTTTACCTTGGGCGGTTTAGTTTTTTGTGTGTTGTTTTCTGTTGGTAGTTATTGGGGGCAGTTTTATTTACTGTATTACGCAGGCTCAATTGTTACCGCTGTTTGCTGGATTTGGGCGGTTTTTCATAATATCAATCAAATGAAAGGCCAAGCTGCGGTTTTAATTGATGAGTTACATTATCTAGTTCAGTCTAATCGTCCTGATATACACACAGAATTAGAAACCGTTTTAGCGGGTTTGCAATCAATATCTGCCGGTGACATTAGTGTTTATAAACTCAGAGTGAGGGAAATACTAAACCGACTGACTGAAGCCTCTATTCAAGCGGGTAGCGATTCAAACAGGGTATTGGCGGTTAATTCTGAGCAGACTCGTAAAGTTGAACAAAGTGAGGATATTGAACAAATTAGCCAACTTGTGCGCGAGCAGGTGGAGCAGGTCTCTAAATTTATCAATGATCAATCAGCTCAGCATTTGACCACTATCGTTAAACCAACGCAAAGTTATTTATCAGAGCATTTTGCTAATGATATTGATATTGATCAATTAGCGGAAAGAGTGTCGGTTAGTCGTTCCTATTTAATGCGAATATTTAAAAAAGAAGTGGGTATGACGATCAACCAGTATCTGACCGAACTGCGTATAGAGCACGCAAAAAATATGCTGCAGAGTCACTCGGTGACCGACACTGCATTTGCGGTTGGTTTTAATAATTCTAATTATTTTGGCACCGTATTTAAAAAAGCTACCGGCATTACTCCGAGTCGCTATCAACAAAAATTAATAGAACAAAATTTAAAAGCGCAACAGGATACTTAA
- a CDS encoding type II toxin-antitoxin system RelE/ParE family toxin yields MAEVIWTSPALDDLNEIAEYIALSNLSAAKKLTQKIFDKITRLENHPESGKRPKELADLNYREVNVNPCRIFYKVDSDKVYILNVMRQERDLRRFLLKN; encoded by the coding sequence ATGGCTGAAGTAATTTGGACATCACCAGCCCTTGATGATTTAAACGAGATCGCTGAATACATTGCTTTAAGCAACCTATCTGCTGCAAAGAAGTTGACTCAAAAAATATTTGATAAAATAACTAGATTAGAAAATCATCCGGAGTCGGGTAAAAGGCCAAAGGAATTGGCGGACTTAAATTACCGTGAAGTAAATGTTAATCCTTGTCGTATCTTTTATAAAGTAGATAGCGACAAAGTTTATATTTTAAATGTTATGCGTCAAGAACGAGATCTACGTAGGTTTCTTTTAAAGAATTAA
- a CDS encoding type II toxin-antitoxin system Phd/YefM family antitoxin has product MRVELVTTLKRQATKILSDLHKSKEPVLITEHGQPSAYLVDVEDYEFMQQRMAILEGVARGEQAIKYGETFSNQEAKAKMSKWLK; this is encoded by the coding sequence ATGAGAGTTGAACTTGTAACAACACTTAAGCGGCAAGCTACTAAAATTCTATCTGACCTACATAAATCAAAAGAACCTGTACTAATTACGGAGCATGGTCAACCATCTGCTTACTTAGTTGATGTGGAAGATTATGAGTTTATGCAACAGCGAATGGCAATTCTTGAAGGTGTTGCACGCGGTGAGCAAGCAATTAAATATGGTGAAACGTTTTCAAACCAAGAAGCAAAAGCGAAAATGAGTAAATGGCTGAAGTAA
- a CDS encoding GNAT family N-acetyltransferase produces the protein MSWGKEFVELSKSKHDRNSFDCGEQELNTFIKTLAAKHMQAGISRTMVLPSAQPMLNQKLAICAFYSVAPSSISRETLPAQLAKKLPRYPIPVFLLAQLAVHKEFHGSGLGKVSLIRALKYLWEVNHHMRAYAIVVDCLTDSAQAFYTKFGFEVLCEHNGRIRMFLPMKTVEQLFNQ, from the coding sequence GTGAGTTGGGGTAAAGAGTTCGTTGAACTTAGCAAATCAAAGCATGATCGCAACTCATTTGATTGTGGTGAGCAAGAGTTAAACACGTTTATCAAAACTCTAGCTGCAAAGCACATGCAAGCGGGCATTAGCCGAACAATGGTTTTACCTAGTGCTCAACCAATGCTAAATCAAAAACTCGCTATTTGTGCATTTTACAGTGTTGCACCAAGTTCAATCAGCCGAGAAACATTACCGGCACAGTTAGCAAAGAAACTTCCTAGATATCCAATCCCTGTTTTTCTTTTGGCTCAATTAGCAGTGCACAAAGAGTTTCATGGCTCTGGACTAGGAAAGGTTAGCCTTATTCGTGCCCTGAAATACTTGTGGGAAGTGAATCATCACATGCGGGCATACGCAATTGTTGTGGACTGTCTTACAGACTCCGCTCAAGCTTTTTATACGAAGTTTGGCTTTGAAGTATTGTGTGAACATAATGGGCGCATTCGTATGTTCTTACCAATGAAAACGGTAGAACAGCTTTTCAATCAATAG
- a CDS encoding type II toxin-antitoxin system TacA family antitoxin, translating to MATARLDIRLDEEIKAKAEKASALLGLKSLTEYVVRLMDEDATQVIEEHESIMVKDSVFDEFMAACNKAKAPNQALLDAAKFTDESGIK from the coding sequence ATGGCAACGGCACGTTTAGATATCCGCCTTGATGAAGAGATCAAGGCAAAAGCCGAAAAAGCATCTGCTCTACTTGGTTTAAAAAGTCTTACCGAATATGTTGTGAGACTTATGGACGAAGATGCGACTCAAGTTATTGAAGAGCATGAAAGCATTATGGTCAAAGACAGTGTTTTTGATGAGTTTATGGCTGCGTGTAATAAAGCGAAAGCTCCGAATCAAGCTTTGCTTGATGCTGCCAAATTTACAGATGAAAGTGGCATTAAGTGA
- a CDS encoding transposase, producing MATARRSQICLEETQYYHCISRCVRRAFLCGNDKFTTKNFDHRKGWIVKRIKQLASIFAIDIAAYAVMSNHYHLVLHVNRDKALAWDDQTVLKQWALLCKPKPIVERWLSGTIISQSDNLIIQQCVTEYRQRLTDISWFMRFLNEHVARLANEEDNCTGRFWEGRFKSQALLDETALLACMAYVDLNPIRANITDSLETSDYTSIQERMGLQPEPQTNPTTASENDLNDNQQNEKLQHDNSSTPLQDRLASIPLAPLQRFAGNSHIDNDKQAIQHELINYLALVDWTSRQIHPNKRGKVASEHPSILTTLNITEDNWLAFSNQIEQDFSQAIGAETCLHSFGRALHKKRHRGVGKAKRYYAIPAALTSA from the coding sequence ATGGCAACCGCACGACGCTCGCAAATTTGTTTAGAGGAAACCCAATATTATCACTGCATATCACGCTGTGTGCGCCGAGCGTTTTTATGTGGTAATGACAAATTCACCACCAAAAACTTTGACCATCGTAAAGGTTGGATAGTTAAGCGCATCAAACAACTGGCCAGTATCTTTGCCATTGATATTGCAGCTTATGCCGTGATGAGTAACCACTATCATCTTGTGCTGCATGTTAACCGCGATAAAGCCTTAGCATGGGATGACCAAACGGTATTAAAACAATGGGCATTACTGTGTAAACCTAAACCCATTGTTGAGCGTTGGCTATCAGGCACTATCATTAGCCAATCTGATAACCTCATTATTCAACAATGCGTAACCGAGTATCGCCAACGATTAACAGATATCAGTTGGTTTATGCGCTTTTTAAATGAACATGTTGCAAGATTAGCCAATGAAGAAGACAACTGCACAGGCCGATTTTGGGAAGGACGGTTTAAATCACAAGCTTTGTTAGATGAAACTGCATTACTGGCGTGTATGGCTTACGTGGATTTAAACCCCATTCGCGCTAATATCACTGATTCCTTAGAAACGTCTGATTACACCTCCATTCAAGAACGCATGGGTTTACAACCTGAACCACAAACCAACCCAACAACAGCAAGCGAAAATGACCTAAACGACAATCAGCAAAACGAAAAGCTACAGCACGACAACTCAAGCACTCCACTGCAAGATAGGCTGGCTTCTATACCTTTAGCGCCACTGCAACGTTTTGCTGGTAACAGTCATATCGATAATGACAAACAAGCCATTCAACATGAACTGATTAACTATTTGGCACTGGTTGATTGGACAAGTCGGCAAATTCATCCAAACAAACGCGGCAAAGTAGCATCAGAACATCCCAGTATATTAACCACACTCAATATTACAGAAGATAATTGGCTCGCCTTTTCCAACCAAATAGAACAAGACTTTAGCCAAGCCATTGGTGCAGAAACCTGCTTACACAGTTTTGGACGCGCATTACATAAAAAACGCCATCGAGGTGTGGGTAAAGCCAAGCGCTATTACGCCATTCCAGCAGCATTGACATCAGCTTGA
- a CDS encoding integron integrase — translation MTSPFIQCIYEHMVNRRYAKRTIEAYIYWIIRFIKYHDKQHPNLLGDKEVENYLSHLVNHANVSAATQGIALNALVFLYKDIIKRPLNLTLHFNRSARSRKLPEVLTPTQVKQLLDNIGGVHNLIASLLYASGLRLMEAIRLRIQDIDFDYKCICVWNGKGFKHRRVTLAEELIEPLLVQINYAKALYQQDILHPQYAGVWLPDALAKKYPNAPKELKWHYLFPSYKTSIDPQAKVLRRHHLDESTVQKAVRSAAQNLDINKRVTCHTLRHSFATHLLVNGADIRTVQEQLGHADIRTTQIYTHVLNHGANGVVSPFSRL, via the coding sequence ATAACATCACCGTTTATACAATGCATATATGAACATATGGTAAATCGCCGATATGCAAAAAGGACTATTGAAGCCTATATCTATTGGATTATCAGATTTATTAAATATCATGATAAACAACACCCTAACCTGCTTGGCGACAAAGAAGTTGAAAACTATTTAAGTCACCTTGTTAATCATGCAAATGTCTCTGCCGCAACTCAAGGTATTGCTCTTAACGCCTTAGTTTTTCTATATAAAGATATTATTAAGCGTCCATTAAATTTAACTTTACACTTCAATCGAAGTGCTAGATCAAGAAAATTGCCTGAAGTGCTTACACCAACCCAAGTAAAGCAACTTTTAGACAATATAGGTGGTGTGCATAATCTAATTGCTAGCCTGTTATATGCAAGCGGCTTACGACTAATGGAAGCGATACGGTTAAGGATCCAAGATATTGATTTTGACTATAAATGTATATGTGTTTGGAATGGTAAAGGCTTTAAACATAGACGAGTAACGTTAGCTGAAGAATTAATAGAACCGCTATTGGTCCAAATTAATTACGCTAAAGCACTATACCAACAAGATATACTGCACCCGCAATATGCAGGGGTATGGTTGCCAGATGCGTTAGCAAAGAAATACCCTAACGCTCCTAAAGAATTGAAGTGGCACTATTTGTTCCCGTCATACAAAACTAGTATTGATCCACAAGCTAAAGTATTACGCCGCCACCATCTTGACGAGTCCACTGTGCAAAAAGCGGTACGCTCTGCGGCTCAAAACTTAGATATTAATAAACGGGTAACTTGTCATACTTTACGCCACTCTTTTGCGACACATTTATTAGTTAATGGAGCGGATATAAGAACAGTTCAAGAACAATTGGGCCACGCTGATATTAGAACAACGCAAATTTACACCCATGTTCTTAACCATGGTGCAAATGGCGTTGTGAGTCCATTTTCTCGGTTATAA